TCCGGATGATGTTGGCGTTCTACATCGGGGGCATGGGCGCCGAAGGTCAGAATTACCACACCAAACTGGCCTCACGCATGGGCCTGGGTGACGCCGCGCTGGAGATCCAACGGAAATTTCTCGCCGGTGACCAGGCGGGAGCGATCGACGCCGTGCCGGCGTCCTTTGCCGACGAGATCGCACTGGTCGGGCCACCCGAACGCATCAAAGAACGGCTCAGCGTCTGGAGGGACTCGCCCGTGACCACGCTGTTGATTCACGCCTCGGACAGCCACGGCCTCCGGACGGCCGCAGAGTTGGTCCTCGAAGGGTAGCTTTTCGAGTTATCAAGTTCATTTTTTTGTCGGGTCTGATAGGTTGGTTGTTGGGGAGGCAGATGTGGCCTCCATAACGGAAGGATCACTATGAACCTCAAACGCGTGGCTCTGCTCGTAGCGGCGCTGGCGACCATACCCGCCGCAGGCTGCGGCAAGCTGGCCGAGAAGGCCACCGAAAAGGCCACTGAAAAGGCCACTGAAAAGGTGATCGAACAGGCCTGCGAGGACGGCGGCGACTGCGAGGTCGACCTCTCCAAGGACGGCGCCACGGTGAAACGTGGCGATACCGAGATGTCGTTCGGAGAGAACGCCGACTACCCCGATGGTTACCCCGACTACCTCAAGTTGGACGGCTTCACCCCGACGCAGACCATACGGAGCGACGACGGGTCCGGGAGCGACGGTGCGGGCGGGTTTGTTGTCACGACGATGGTCAATCCGGACGCCGGAGACGCAGATTCGCTCGCTGCACTCAGCGGCCAGGCCGAGGAAGCCGGCTGCACCCCGGACGGGGATACGGATTCGTTGAACGCCAAACTCTCCGACATGGGTATGAGCACGGCGCGACTGACGTGCCCGGTAGGGCCGGTGGGGATCAGCTTGCGCGATCGCCAAGGGTCCGAGCAGCTACTCCTAGTCTCGATCCACGACAAGGAGTAGCCAACCGATGACCCGGCGCTCGCCGCTGCAAAGTCCCAGCGGCGAGCGCCGGCGGCGGGTATCGTCCCATTCAGCCGCAGTCGGTGTGGCGTACCAAAGGAGGTTCCCACCATGGGCATCAGAGGGCTAACGGTCGCGGTCGCAGCGATCACCATGATCACGCTGAGCGGCTGCGGAAAGATTGCCGAGAAGGCCAGCGAAACGGCCACCGAGAAGCTGAGCGAGCAGGCCTGCAAGGACAATAAGCCCGGGGAAGAGTGCGACGTCGACATCTCCAAGGACGGAGTCAAGGTCAAGACCGGCGACGGATCGTTCTCCGCCGGTGGTGACACCGATTATCCCGATGGGTACCCGGACTATCTGAAGGCCGATGGGTTCAAGCCCATCTCGGCCGTCAGCTCCGGTGACGGATCGGTCAACGTCACGCTCACCGGCAAGACCCCCGGGTCGGCATTGGTCAAGACACTCCAAGGACAGGCCGAGGCCGCCGGCTGCACCACCGACGACGCAACCGCCGCCACGGGCGGAGCCATCGTCACCCTCAACTGCAGCGAAGGCACCGTCACGTTGATGGGCATCGGTGACACCGGAGCCCAGCAGGGCGCCAACGTCACCATCACCCCCGCCTCCTAACCCGCCGGCATCGCCTCATGGTGATTGGGCGCGCGGCCGGTAGGGTGACGAACACCCGTTCTGCCTGCCACCCCCGGAGGTCATCCCCGTGTCCGATCAGGGCGAACTGTTTGCCGAGGCCCCCACGTTTGCGGCGCGTGTGCTGGACACACCCGTCGCCGATGAGATGTCGGAGTCGTTCCTGGCGTACTCGCTGTCGGTCATCACCGCACGCGCCATCCCCGACGTGCGAGACGGACTCAAGCCGGTGCAACGCCGCATTCTCTACGCCATGGACGACATGGGCCTTCGGCCCGACCGGCCCCATCGCAAGTGCGCCGGGGTGGTCGGCGACACCATGGGCAAATATCACCCACACGGCGACGGGGCCATCTACGACGCGCTGACCCGCATGGGGCAGGACTTCTCCCGGGTGGTCACCCTGATCGACCCGCACGGCAACTTCGGCAGCCTCGACGACCCACCGGCCGCGTACCGCTATACCGAGTGTCGGCTGACGCCCGCCGCCCAGGACATGCTGGCCGAGCTCGACGAGAACACCGTAGAGTTCCGGCCCACATTCGACGGCCAGCGAGACGAGCCGGTCGTGCTTCCGGGCCGCCTGCCCAACCTGCTGGTCAACGGCACGTCCGGTATTGCCGTTGGCATGGCCACCAACATGGCCAGCCACAACCTGCGCGAGGTGGCCGACCTGATCGAGCTGGTGATGACCCAGCGTCGGCCCAAACCCACCATCGAGCAGATCATGGCCGTGATCCCAGGCCCCGACTTTCCATCCGGCGGCATCGTGGTGGACGATGGCCTGGCGGAGGCGTACGCCACCGGCAGGGGCACGTTCCGCATCCGGGCCACCGCGGAGATCACCAGGGTCACCAAGAACCGGCAGGGCATCGTCGTCACCGAACTGCCCTACAACGTCGGTCCGGAGCGGGTGCTGACGCGGGCCCAGGACCTCATCCGCGACGGCAAGATCGCCGGCATCGCTGACGTCAAGAACCTGTCGGACCGCAGTTCCGGTCTGCGCCTGGTGTTCGAGTGCAAGGCCGGGGTCAACCCCAAGGCGGTGCTCACCGAGCTGTACCGCCAGACGCCTCTGGAGGAGAGCTTCGGCATCAACAACGTGGTGCTGGTCAACGGCGTGCCCACCACCATGGGTGTAGCGCAACTGGCTCAGCACTACATCGACCACCGACTGGAGGTAATCGTCCGTCGGACGGAGCACCGCCTGGCCCGTGCACAGGCCAAGCTGCACCTTTTGGAGGGTCGGCTGATCGCCCTGGACGCCATCGACCTGGTGGTATCGATCATCCGGTCGTCCCAGGACACCCCCGAGGCGCGAGATCGGCTGATGGCCGAGCTGTCGCTGTCGGAGATTCAAGCAAGCGACATCCTGGAGATGCCGCTGAGACGCCTGACCGCGCTCGCTC
Above is a genomic segment from Candidatus Microthrix parvicella Bio17-1 containing:
- a CDS encoding DNA gyrase/topoisomerase IV subunit A, which translates into the protein MSDQGELFAEAPTFAARVLDTPVADEMSESFLAYSLSVITARAIPDVRDGLKPVQRRILYAMDDMGLRPDRPHRKCAGVVGDTMGKYHPHGDGAIYDALTRMGQDFSRVVTLIDPHGNFGSLDDPPAAYRYTECRLTPAAQDMLAELDENTVEFRPTFDGQRDEPVVLPGRLPNLLVNGTSGIAVGMATNMASHNLREVADLIELVMTQRRPKPTIEQIMAVIPGPDFPSGGIVVDDGLAEAYATGRGTFRIRATAEITRVTKNRQGIVVTELPYNVGPERVLTRAQDLIRDGKIAGIADVKNLSDRSSGLRLVFECKAGVNPKAVLTELYRQTPLEESFGINNVVLVNGVPTTMGVAQLAQHYIDHRLEVIVRRTEHRLARAQAKLHLLEGRLIALDAIDLVVSIIRSSQDTPEARDRLMAELSLSEIQASDILEMPLRRLTALARLELETEIAELREAIADFEVILNSDQRRRTLVLKELREMVDAYGRDRRTRIVSPDALSDVTATEAAVGDEPATDEPCVVALSSSGVIGVEPPGGPKAATFGRHDVLIDRVASSTRSTVWGITTQGRAVSATVAELDAVAGRSRGTAVGDAFGLERGEEVLRLVALPSALEGTAAPHGSETNSGEEAAGTPTLLMVSAQGQAKRITHVELVGTRPGQPAMKLKDGDSLVAAFEASDGTDVIMVSSDAQALRTSAGNISVQGRTAGGVAGMKLAKGATVVGAGPVGPHAVVLSVTDGQTAKATDAAEIPVKGRATGGVRLTRFRDEKRLDWAWVGPEDGRLVVVGQEDNPARPDPSPEPLTLEVTGRDLISPPTTRRWLGIGTGRW